Sequence from the Nitrosopumilus sp. genome:
CAAAAAAGATTAAATAAAATTTATGCATTTAAAAATGCCAAAAAAATTGGGGCGTACTATCCAATTGGAAGCGAGATATTTACACAAGACATCATCCAAGAGTTACTCAGTCAGGGAAAAGAGGTTTTTTTGCCCAAAGTAATTGGAGAAAAAATGGAATTTAGAAAAATTGTTGATTTTTCAAGCCTAGAACACGGTAGTTTTGACATAATGGAACCAAAAGAAGATTGTCCGGTAGAGAACAATCTAGATGTGATCATAGTTCCAACAGTAGGCATATCACCAAAAGGAGTCAGGCTGGGTTACGGTCATGGATTTTATGACAAGTTTTTAGCCGAAAATAAAACTACAACCATTTCCATTA
This genomic interval carries:
- a CDS encoding 5-formyltetrahydrofolate cyclo-ligase, which encodes MENNPEKESLRNLLLEKRDNTSFDLMKIASEKIQKRLNKIYAFKNAKKIGAYYPIGSEIFTQDIIQELLSQGKEVFLPKVIGEKMEFRKIVDFSSLEHGSFDIMEPKEDCPVENNLDVIIVPTVGISPKGVRLGYGHGFYDKFLAENKTTTISITLEKQIVKNIPKSDHDILIDWIVTEDKMLQTQR